One genomic region from Muntiacus reevesi chromosome 16, mMunRee1.1, whole genome shotgun sequence encodes:
- the UBE2K gene encoding ubiquitin-conjugating enzyme E2 K isoform X2: protein MTLRTVLLSLQALLAAAEPDDPQDAVVANQYKQNPEMFKQTARLWAHVYAGAPVSSPEYTKKIENLCAMGFDRNAVIVALSSKSWDVETATELLLSN, encoded by the exons ATGACTCTGCGCACGGTATTGTTGTCATTACAAGCACTGCTGGCAGCTGCAGAACCGGATGATCCCCAAGATGCAGTCGTAGCAAATCAG TACAAACAAAATCCTGAAATGTTCAAACAGACAGCTCGACTTTGGGCACATGTGTATGCTGGAGCACCAGTTTCTAGTCCAGAGTAcaccaaaaaaatagaaaacctatGTGCTATGGGCTTTGATAGG AATGCGGTAATAGTGGCCTTGTCTTCAAAATCATGGGATGTAGAGACTGCAACAGAATTGCTTCTGAGTAACTGA